One window of Nymphaea colorata isolate Beijing-Zhang1983 chromosome 1, ASM883128v2, whole genome shotgun sequence genomic DNA carries:
- the LOC116264586 gene encoding syntaxin-124-like: MNDLISGSFKRSYTDLKRQAEHDLEFGGGVVGPAPGGGTASDDDGGADLDHFFQVVENVKEDMQSMEKLYRQLQAANEEAKRAHDAATIKDLRCRMDADVEKVLKLAQLIKAKITALEKSNAVHRNIPGCGPGSSADRTRTSVVGGLGRKLKDTMDDFQGLRVRMAAEYRETVERRFFTVTGKAPDEQTVERLIETGESENFLRQAIQQQGRGQIMDTISEIQERHDAVKEIERGLLDLHQIFLDMAALVEAQGQQLNDIERHVAHASSFVTNGVVQLETAREYQKSSRKWTCIAIALGAVVIVIIVIPVVASLRRSS; this comes from the coding sequence ATGAACGACCTCATCTCCGGATCCTTCAAACGTTCATACACAGATCTGAAAAGGCAGGCAGAACATGACTTGGAGTTTGGCGGCGGGGTGGTCGGCCCTGCCCCAGGAGGCGGCACCGCCAGTGACGACGACGGCGGAGCTGACCTCGACCACTTCTTCCAGGTGGTGGAGAACGTCAAGGAGGACATGCAGTCCATGGAGAAACTCTACCGGCAGCTGCAAGCCGCCAACGAGGAAGCGAAACGCGCCCACGACGCTGCCACCATCAAGGATCTCCGCTGCCGGATGGATGCGGACGTGGAGAAGGTGCTCAAGCTCGCGCAGCTCATCAAGGCCAAGATCACCGCGCTCGAGAAATCTAACGCCGTCCACCGCAACATCCCCGGCTGCGGTCCCGGCAGCTCCGCCGACCGGACCCGGACGTCCGTTGTGGGGGGCCTGGGCCGGAAGCTCAAGGACACCATGGACGACTTCCAGGGGCTGAGAGTGCGGATGGCGGCTGAGTACCGCGAGACCGTCGAACGGCGCTTCTTCACCGTTACCGGCAAGGCGCCGGACGAGCAGACGGTGGAGCGGCTGATCGAGACCGGCGAGAGCGAGAACTTTCTCCGGCAGGCCATACAGCAGCAAGGCCGGGGACAGATAATGGACACCATTTCTGAGATTCAAGAGCGGCACGACGCGGTGAAGGAGATAGAGAGGGGTCTGCTGGACTTGCACCAAATCTTCCTGGACATGGCGGCTCTGGTGGAGGCGCAGGGCCAGCAGCTCAACGACATAGAGAGACACGTCGCCCATGCGAGCTCCTTCGTGACCAATGGCGTTGTTCAGCTGGAGACGGCCAGGGAGTACCAGAAGAGCTCCAGGAAGTGGACCTGCATCGCCATTGCTCTCGGTGCGGTGGTCATCGTCATCATAGTCATACCAGTGGTAGCTTCCTTGAGAAGATCATCTTGA